One window from the genome of Choloepus didactylus isolate mChoDid1 chromosome 2, mChoDid1.pri, whole genome shotgun sequence encodes:
- the GOLT1A gene encoding vesicle transport protein GOT1A gives MISITEWQKIGVGITGFGIFFILFGVLLYFDSVLLAFGNLLFLIGLTLIIGLRKTFLFFFQRHKLKGTSFFLGGVVIVLLRWPLLGMFLETYGFFSLFKGFFPVAFGFLGNVSNIPFLSALFRRLQGTSSMV, from the exons AGATTGGTGTGGGCATCACCGGCTTCGGCATCTTCTTCATCCTCTTTGGAGTACTTCTGTACTTTGATTCAGTTCTTCTGGCCTTCGGAAAC CTGCTGTTCCTGATCGGCCTCACCCTCATCATCGGCCTGAGGAAGACGTTCTTGTTCTTCTTCCAGCGGCACAAGCTCAAGGGGACCAGCTTCTTCCTGGGGGGTGTGGTCATCGTGCTTCTGCGTTGGCCCCTCCTGGGCATGTTCCTGGAAACCTATGGATTCTTTAGCCTCTTCAA GGGCTTTTTCCCTGTTGCCTTTGGCTTCCTGGGCAATGTCTCCAACATCCCCTTCCTGAGTGCG CTGTTCCGCAGGCTTCAAGGCACCAGCTCAATGGTCTGA